In Longimicrobium sp., a genomic segment contains:
- a CDS encoding DUF4349 domain-containing protein, with amino-acid sequence MTMRRFAISLTLLAPLAAAACGRDSGDRGVYEGGASAAPTTAAPATAPKPDAITNGLEQGAVSADSTPVAPTAPPGQSGSDTASAAAATPMIIRTGQATVRVDSLEPAIARVQRLAAQLGGYVANTSVQSGSENAREATLELKIPSARWDAALNGLKPVGRLESQQTSTQDVGEEYVDVTARMQNARRLEERLVSLLATRTGKLEDVLAVERELARVREEIERYEGRLRFLRARVSMSTLSVVLHERYPVLSPGRNPILSAFAEAWRNFVGFLAGFIAMLGWLLPLALVFAAIGWLLAKLLRRLRRNRPPRDPRAGSFQHGPPAPPPPGPPAGPPPNPTPPNPPAA; translated from the coding sequence ATTCGCCATCTCCCTCACCCTCCTCGCCCCGCTCGCGGCCGCCGCCTGCGGCAGGGACTCGGGCGACCGCGGGGTCTACGAAGGCGGGGCCAGCGCCGCGCCCACGACGGCGGCGCCGGCCACGGCGCCCAAGCCCGACGCCATCACCAACGGGCTGGAGCAGGGCGCCGTCTCCGCCGACAGCACGCCCGTCGCCCCGACGGCGCCTCCCGGCCAGTCCGGCTCCGACACCGCCAGCGCCGCCGCCGCCACGCCCATGATCATCCGCACCGGCCAGGCCACGGTGCGGGTGGACTCGCTGGAGCCGGCGATCGCGCGGGTGCAGCGGCTGGCGGCGCAGCTGGGCGGCTATGTGGCGAACACGTCCGTGCAGTCCGGCTCGGAGAACGCGCGCGAGGCCACGCTGGAGCTGAAGATCCCCAGCGCCAGGTGGGACGCGGCGCTGAACGGGCTGAAGCCGGTGGGCAGGCTGGAATCGCAGCAGACGTCCACGCAGGACGTGGGCGAGGAGTACGTCGACGTCACCGCGCGGATGCAGAACGCGCGGCGGCTGGAGGAGCGGCTGGTGAGCCTGCTCGCCACGCGCACCGGCAAGCTGGAAGACGTCCTCGCAGTCGAGCGCGAGCTGGCGCGCGTGCGCGAGGAGATCGAGCGCTACGAGGGCCGGCTGCGCTTCCTCCGCGCCCGCGTGTCGATGAGCACTCTCTCCGTCGTGCTGCACGAGCGCTATCCCGTGCTGTCGCCGGGACGGAACCCGATCCTGAGCGCGTTCGCCGAGGCGTGGCGGAACTTCGTGGGCTTCCTGGCCGGGTTCATCGCCATGCTGGGATGGCTGCTCCCGCTGGCGCTGGTCTTCGCAGCGATCGGCTGGCTCCTGGCCAAGCTGCTGCGCCGCCTCCGCCGCAACCGTCCGCCGCGCGACCCGCGCGCCGGAAGCTTCCAGCACGGTCCGCCCGCCCCGCCGCCGCCCGGCCCACCCGCCGGACCGCCGCCGAATCCGACGCCGCCGAATCCGCCGGCGGCGTAA
- a CDS encoding YceI family protein codes for MTQTANETSTATIWAIDPAHTIVEFSAKHMMITTVKGRFTDVSGEIHMDETHPDRSVATAELGVASINTGVGQRDDHLRSADFLDAENFGKITFRSTKVEGAVDRVGDTFQLTGDLTIRGTTRPVTLEVTFDGRGKDPWGGERAAFSGTGKIDRRDFGLTWNQALETGGILVGNEIKISVEVQAVRA; via the coding sequence ATGACGCAGACCGCCAACGAGACCTCGACCGCGACCATCTGGGCGATCGACCCGGCGCACACGATCGTGGAGTTCTCGGCCAAGCACATGATGATCACCACGGTGAAGGGCCGCTTCACGGACGTGTCGGGCGAGATCCACATGGACGAGACGCACCCGGACCGCTCGGTGGCGACCGCCGAGCTGGGCGTGGCGAGCATCAACACCGGCGTGGGCCAGCGCGACGACCACCTTCGCTCGGCCGACTTCCTGGACGCGGAGAACTTCGGCAAGATCACCTTCCGCAGCACGAAGGTGGAGGGCGCGGTGGACCGCGTCGGCGACACCTTCCAGCTCACGGGCGACCTGACCATCCGCGGCACCACGCGGCCGGTGACGCTCGAGGTGACCTTCGACGGGCGCGGCAAGGACCCGTGGGGCGGCGAGCGCGCGGCCTTCAGCGGCACCGGCAAGATCGACCGGCGCGACTTCGGGCTCACCTGGAACCAGGCGCTCGAGACCGGCGGCATCCTGGTCGGCAACGAGATCAAGATCTCGGTCGAGGTGCAGGCGGTGCGCGCCTGA
- a CDS encoding Tex family protein, which yields MTQYADRIAAELSLRTPQVRAALEMLLEGNTIPFVARYRKEATGELDEVQLRDIRDRHEYLAELDARRAAILKSIDEQGKLTPELKSAIDRADTKQLLEDLYLPYKPKRRTRATIATEKGLLPLAELLWAGEMGDAELRAAAAGFVDAEKGVASDDEALAGARDIIAERVSDDAAARAYVREQVWAKGVMESRAARGKENEVSKFQDYYDFSGPVKALPSHRILAIRRGESEEFLTARITAPDDELVAVLRRKYAEGRRAVEQMGMAVEDAHHRLISPSVEVEVRMELKQRADEEAISIFGKNLEALLLAPPAGERTVLGVDPGYRTGCKLAVVSNTGQLLETGHVYLHQEDRAKRDLARIVEQHRIELIAVGNGTASRETEKLAKEAIRDLPAERRPVVVMVNEAGASVYSASDVAREEFPELDLTLRSAVSIARRLQDPLAELVKIDPKSIGVGQYQHDVSQTRLKRRLDETVESCVNRVGVELNTASAALLGYVAGIGPTVAQRIVQHRDASGAFRSRAEVTKVSGLGPKTFEQAAGFLRVRGGKHPLDASAVHPERYALVERIAADVGVKVDSLVGDEAAISRIEPRRYVGDGVGLPTLEDILAELRKPGRDPRQAFEAPQFRDDVQKVEDLKEGMVLQGTVTNVVAFGAFVDVGVHQDGLVHVSHLSNRFVKDPNEVVKPGDRVTVRVLSVDVPRQRIALSMKDPAQGGQGRPAEPRKPDARKPEPKRAPEPPRPGVAPNGMRIVTKK from the coding sequence GTGACCCAGTACGCCGACCGCATCGCCGCCGAGCTTTCCCTGCGCACGCCCCAGGTCCGCGCCGCGCTGGAGATGCTGCTGGAGGGGAACACCATCCCCTTCGTGGCCCGCTACCGGAAGGAGGCCACCGGCGAGCTGGACGAGGTGCAGCTGCGCGACATCCGCGACCGGCACGAGTACCTGGCCGAGCTGGACGCCCGCCGCGCCGCCATCCTCAAGTCCATCGACGAGCAGGGGAAGCTGACCCCCGAGCTGAAGTCGGCCATCGATCGCGCCGACACCAAGCAGCTGCTCGAAGACCTGTATCTCCCCTACAAGCCGAAGCGCCGCACCCGCGCCACCATCGCCACCGAGAAGGGCCTTCTCCCCCTCGCCGAGCTGCTTTGGGCGGGAGAGATGGGCGATGCGGAGCTGCGCGCGGCCGCGGCCGGCTTCGTGGACGCGGAGAAGGGCGTCGCGTCGGATGACGAGGCGCTTGCCGGGGCGCGCGACATCATCGCCGAGCGCGTCAGCGACGACGCGGCGGCGCGGGCGTACGTGCGCGAGCAGGTGTGGGCAAAGGGGGTGATGGAGAGCCGCGCCGCGCGCGGGAAGGAGAACGAGGTCAGCAAGTTCCAGGACTACTACGACTTCTCCGGGCCGGTGAAGGCGCTCCCCTCGCACCGCATCCTCGCCATCCGCCGCGGCGAGAGCGAAGAGTTCCTGACCGCGCGCATCACCGCCCCCGACGACGAGCTGGTCGCCGTCCTCCGCCGCAAGTACGCCGAGGGCCGCCGCGCGGTGGAGCAGATGGGGATGGCGGTGGAGGACGCGCATCACCGCCTCATCTCCCCCTCGGTGGAGGTCGAGGTGCGGATGGAGCTGAAGCAGCGGGCCGACGAGGAGGCCATCTCCATCTTCGGCAAGAACCTGGAGGCGCTCCTCCTGGCGCCGCCGGCGGGGGAGCGGACCGTGCTCGGGGTCGACCCGGGGTACCGGACCGGGTGCAAGCTGGCCGTCGTCTCCAACACCGGCCAGCTGCTGGAGACGGGGCACGTCTACCTGCACCAGGAGGACCGGGCGAAGCGCGACCTGGCGCGGATCGTGGAGCAGCACCGCATCGAGCTGATCGCCGTCGGCAACGGCACCGCGAGCCGGGAGACGGAGAAGCTGGCGAAGGAGGCCATCCGCGACCTGCCCGCGGAGCGGCGGCCGGTCGTGGTGATGGTGAACGAGGCGGGGGCGTCGGTCTACTCGGCCAGCGACGTGGCGCGCGAGGAGTTTCCCGAGCTGGACCTGACCCTGCGCTCGGCGGTGTCGATCGCGCGGCGGCTGCAGGACCCGCTGGCGGAGCTGGTGAAGATCGACCCCAAGTCCATCGGCGTGGGGCAGTACCAGCACGACGTCAGCCAGACGCGGCTGAAGCGGCGGCTGGACGAGACGGTGGAGAGCTGCGTAAACCGCGTGGGCGTGGAGCTGAACACCGCCTCGGCCGCGCTGCTGGGGTACGTGGCCGGGATCGGGCCCACCGTCGCGCAGCGCATCGTGCAGCACCGCGACGCGTCGGGCGCCTTCCGCTCGCGCGCGGAGGTGACGAAGGTTTCCGGGCTGGGGCCGAAGACCTTCGAGCAGGCCGCCGGCTTCCTGCGCGTGCGCGGGGGGAAGCATCCGCTGGACGCCTCGGCCGTGCACCCGGAGCGGTACGCGCTGGTGGAGCGCATTGCCGCCGACGTGGGGGTGAAGGTGGATTCACTGGTGGGCGACGAGGCCGCCATCTCCCGCATCGAACCACGGAGGTACGTGGGCGACGGGGTGGGGCTGCCGACGCTGGAGGACATCCTGGCCGAGCTGCGCAAGCCCGGCCGCGACCCGCGCCAGGCGTTCGAGGCGCCGCAGTTCCGCGACGACGTGCAGAAGGTGGAGGACCTGAAGGAGGGAATGGTGCTGCAGGGCACCGTCACCAACGTGGTGGCATTCGGCGCGTTCGTGGACGTGGGCGTGCACCAGGACGGGCTCGTGCACGTCTCCCACCTCTCCAACCGCTTCGTGAAGGACCCCAACGAGGTGGTGAAGCCGGGCGACCGCGTGACCGTCCGCGTCCTCTCGGTCGACGTCCCCCGCCAGCGCATCGCCCTGTCGATGAAGGACCCGGCGCAGGGCGGGCAGGGGAGGCCCGCGGAGCCGCGGAAGCCGGACGCGCGCAAGCCCGAGCCCAAGCGCGCACCCGAGCCGCCGCGCCCCGGCGTCGCCCCCAACGGGATGCGCATCGTCACGAAGAAGTAG
- a CDS encoding DUF4149 domain-containing protein gives MRNLYLLNVTIHVMAAMLWLGGMFFLAAVGAPALRAVEPAELRARLFAQIGRRFRGVGWGAIAVLVATGVGNLAFTGAFRGGAILRAEFWATAYGHALAWKLVSVAAMISVSALHDFWLGPLAGRLAAGTPEALRARRRAAWLARTNAAVGIVIVAAAVRLARGG, from the coding sequence ATGCGGAACCTGTATCTCCTGAACGTCACCATCCACGTCATGGCGGCGATGCTGTGGCTGGGCGGGATGTTCTTTCTGGCCGCGGTGGGTGCGCCGGCGCTGCGCGCCGTGGAGCCGGCGGAGCTGCGCGCGCGGCTCTTCGCGCAGATCGGGCGGCGGTTTCGCGGCGTCGGGTGGGGCGCCATCGCGGTGCTGGTGGCCACGGGCGTCGGGAACCTGGCGTTCACCGGCGCCTTCCGCGGCGGCGCCATCCTCCGCGCGGAGTTCTGGGCGACCGCGTACGGCCACGCGCTCGCCTGGAAGCTCGTCTCCGTCGCGGCGATGATCTCCGTCTCCGCCCTGCACGACTTCTGGCTGGGCCCGCTCGCCGGCCGCCTGGCCGCGGGGACGCCGGAGGCGCTGCGGGCGCGCCGCCGGGCCGCGTGGCTGGCGCGTACCAACGCGGCCGTCGGCATCGTCATCGTGGCCGCGGCGGTCCGCCTGGCGCGCGGGGGATGA
- a CDS encoding sensor histidine kinase, with the protein MPTTWYGPNRKRRARPGVGRVLLRMPLFYKVLLANAAIVVLVAAASAAAAGRLLRGAPELASVALFLLIGSVCASVTLPLYAAVLRLALGPLDALEHAAEKVAGGQMDARAPLPRIADPRLERVIRVFNRLLDGLAADRQRLREVAARAFRAQESERVRMAHELEGETAQSLSAILLRLRIARRSTGAAAREKLLDALRDDIVGLTDRIRDFAGMLHSPTLAEVGLVPAIEGYCRRVAAHSGVEITVRGDAGAGGMLAADGELALYRVVQEALSNVLRHAGASKARVEVAREGGCVVATIRDDGRGFEVGDTEAREPCLGFFGMRERALYAGGAVEVESAPGAGTRVKVRIPVAGAADRLPARAARPALEATAA; encoded by the coding sequence ATGCCCACGACGTGGTACGGACCGAATCGGAAGCGCCGCGCGCGGCCCGGGGTGGGGCGGGTGCTGCTGCGGATGCCGCTGTTCTACAAGGTGCTGCTGGCCAACGCCGCCATCGTGGTGCTGGTCGCCGCGGCGAGCGCCGCCGCGGCCGGCCGCCTGCTGCGCGGGGCGCCGGAGCTGGCGTCGGTCGCGCTCTTCCTGCTCATCGGCTCCGTCTGCGCGTCGGTGACGCTGCCGCTGTACGCGGCGGTGCTGCGGCTGGCGCTGGGCCCGCTCGACGCGCTGGAGCACGCCGCCGAGAAGGTGGCCGGCGGGCAGATGGACGCCCGCGCGCCGCTGCCGCGCATCGCCGACCCGCGGCTGGAGCGCGTGATCCGGGTCTTCAACCGCCTGCTCGACGGGCTGGCGGCGGACCGGCAGCGGCTGCGCGAGGTGGCGGCCCGCGCCTTCCGCGCGCAGGAGAGCGAGCGGGTGCGGATGGCGCACGAGCTGGAGGGCGAGACGGCGCAGTCGCTGTCGGCCATCCTCCTGCGGCTGCGCATCGCGCGGCGCAGCACCGGCGCGGCGGCGCGCGAGAAGCTGCTGGACGCGCTGCGCGACGACATCGTGGGGCTCACCGACCGCATCCGCGACTTCGCGGGGATGCTGCACTCGCCCACGCTGGCCGAGGTGGGGCTGGTGCCGGCCATCGAGGGCTACTGCCGCCGCGTCGCCGCCCACTCGGGGGTGGAGATCACCGTGCGCGGCGACGCCGGGGCCGGGGGGATGCTGGCGGCCGACGGCGAGCTGGCGCTGTACCGCGTGGTGCAGGAGGCGCTGTCGAACGTGCTGCGCCACGCCGGCGCGTCGAAGGCCCGCGTGGAGGTGGCGCGCGAGGGCGGGTGCGTGGTGGCCACCATCCGCGACGACGGCCGCGGCTTCGAGGTGGGCGACACGGAGGCGCGCGAGCCCTGCCTGGGCTTTTTCGGGATGCGCGAGCGCGCGCTGTACGCGGGCGGCGCGGTGGAGGTGGAGAGCGCGCCGGGCGCCGGCACCCGCGTGAAGGTGCGCATTCCCGTCGCCGGCGCGGCGGACCGGCTCCCCGCGCGCGCCGCACGGCCCGCGCTGGAGGCGACCGCGGCGTGA
- a CDS encoding cation diffusion facilitator family transporter, with product MTHAPHHPVTDQPRLTRFAWLSIAAAVVTIALKFGAFLVTGSVGLLSDALESLVNLAAAIMALAMLTVAARPPDEEHAYGHSKAEYFASSFEGALIIIAAASIAYSSAVRLMHPQPVRDPVLGIAISAAALVVNLVVAVRLLRAGRRYRSIALEADAHHLLTDVWTTVGVMAGVAAVALTGWHWLDPVIAIVVALNVVRIGIGLMRRSALGLLDTAIPEDDRATVVRILDRYAPEGAEYHALRTRQAGMRRFVSVHVLVPGEWSVQKGHELLERMEEEIRDAIPNSTVFTHLEPLEDPVSFEDVRLERLRAGRPAPVPGDSGAEGGGRRDGTQGDGDPAVEQKRANRPTGEP from the coding sequence ATGACCCACGCGCCGCACCATCCGGTGACCGACCAGCCCCGCCTGACGCGTTTCGCCTGGCTTTCCATTGCCGCCGCGGTGGTGACCATCGCGCTGAAGTTCGGCGCGTTCCTGGTCACCGGCTCGGTGGGGCTGCTGTCGGACGCGCTGGAGAGCCTGGTGAACCTGGCGGCCGCGATCATGGCGCTGGCGATGCTGACGGTGGCCGCGCGGCCGCCGGACGAGGAGCACGCGTACGGCCACAGCAAGGCCGAGTACTTCGCCAGCTCCTTCGAAGGCGCGCTGATCATCATCGCCGCGGCGAGCATCGCCTACTCGTCGGCGGTGCGGCTGATGCACCCGCAGCCGGTGCGCGACCCCGTGCTCGGCATCGCCATCTCCGCGGCGGCGCTGGTGGTGAACCTGGTCGTGGCCGTGCGGCTGCTGCGCGCGGGGCGCCGCTACCGCTCGATCGCGCTGGAGGCCGACGCGCACCACCTGCTGACCGACGTATGGACCACGGTGGGGGTGATGGCGGGGGTGGCGGCGGTGGCGCTCACCGGGTGGCACTGGCTGGACCCGGTGATCGCCATCGTGGTGGCGCTGAACGTGGTGCGCATCGGGATCGGGCTGATGCGGCGCTCGGCGCTGGGGCTGCTGGACACCGCCATCCCCGAGGACGACCGGGCGACGGTGGTGCGCATCCTGGACCGCTACGCGCCCGAGGGCGCCGAGTACCACGCGCTGCGCACGCGGCAGGCGGGGATGCGGCGCTTCGTCTCGGTGCACGTGCTGGTGCCGGGCGAGTGGAGCGTGCAGAAGGGGCACGAGCTGCTGGAGCGGATGGAGGAGGAGATCCGCGACGCCATCCCCAACTCCACCGTGTTCACGCACCTGGAGCCGCTGGAGGACCCCGTCTCGTTCGAGGACGTGCGCCTGGAGCGCCTCCGCGCCGGCCGCCCCGCCCCCGTGCCGGGCGACAGCGGGGCGGAGGGAGGCGGGCGGAGGGACGGGACGCAGGGGGATGGGGACCCGGCCGTGGAGCAGAAGCGCGCGAACCGGCCGACGGGGGAGCCGTAG
- the folK gene encoding 2-amino-4-hydroxy-6-hydroxymethyldihydropteridine diphosphokinase, with protein sequence MAGDAHPPVEVLLGLGANLGDPRAQLARAVDALHEFVTGLQASSIYRTEPVGHRDQPDFYNQVVRGTTTLSPGALLDRVLAVEEEMGRRRTFRNAPRVIDIDILAYGDEVIRTERLTVPHPGIAERGFVLHPLAEVAPGWRHPERMQTAREMLSAAALERVEKI encoded by the coding sequence ATGGCAGGCGACGCCCATCCGCCCGTGGAAGTCCTCCTCGGCCTCGGCGCGAACCTCGGCGACCCGCGCGCCCAGCTGGCGCGCGCCGTGGACGCCCTGCACGAGTTCGTCACCGGCCTGCAGGCGTCCTCCATCTACCGGACCGAGCCCGTCGGCCACCGCGACCAGCCGGACTTCTACAACCAGGTCGTGCGGGGAACGACGACGCTCTCCCCCGGCGCGCTGCTGGACCGCGTGCTGGCGGTCGAGGAGGAGATGGGACGCCGGCGCACCTTCCGCAACGCCCCGCGCGTCATCGACATCGACATCCTGGCGTATGGGGACGAGGTGATCCGCACGGAGCGGCTGACGGTGCCGCACCCGGGGATCGCGGAGCGCGGCTTCGTCCTCCATCCGCTGGCCGAAGTGGCCCCCGGGTGGCGTCATCCCGAGCGTATGCAGACGGCCCGGGAAATGCTTTCGGCGGCGGCGCTGGAGCGGGTGGAAAAGATCTGA
- a CDS encoding carboxylate-amine ligase: MTISPRDFTVGVEEEYQLVDAQSGDLRSRARWVIAGDWTGQVKPEMQQHTIEVETRVCEGTHCVREDLARLRFQAATVAGAEGLRIVAAGTHPFGAAGGHPFTDAEVYQAIRDEYRELAETQTIFGMHVHVGVPAHLDRTRVSNAARFYLPYLLALSGSSPYWQGRDTGYCSFRTLLWRRWPRTGAPPRFQDAAEYELLLKWLVETKCVDAPGRIYWDLRPHHKYPTVEFRAADVTPRLEDAVAGAALARAVVAGIAAGILTEPRLPASVAQPLLGENSWRAARDGTGAELVDLFADRPRTISARDAVLGLAERLRPLAQELGDGDSLAALEDVFDRGCAAVRMRRAMDDLGGDLRRLALWAADETVLGLGMDRRNEQRLEETTV, encoded by the coding sequence ATGACGATTTCGCCGCGGGACTTCACCGTAGGGGTCGAGGAAGAGTACCAGCTCGTCGACGCGCAGTCGGGCGACCTGCGCAGCCGCGCCCGCTGGGTCATCGCCGGCGACTGGACCGGGCAGGTGAAGCCCGAGATGCAGCAGCACACCATCGAGGTCGAGACCCGGGTGTGCGAGGGCACCCACTGCGTGCGCGAGGACCTGGCCCGCCTCCGCTTCCAGGCCGCCACCGTGGCCGGCGCCGAGGGGCTGCGCATCGTGGCCGCGGGAACGCACCCGTTCGGCGCGGCGGGCGGGCACCCGTTCACCGACGCCGAGGTCTACCAGGCCATCCGCGACGAGTACCGCGAGCTGGCCGAGACGCAGACCATCTTCGGGATGCACGTGCATGTGGGCGTCCCGGCGCACCTGGACCGCACGCGCGTGTCCAACGCCGCGCGGTTCTATCTCCCCTACCTGCTGGCGCTTTCGGGCAGCTCGCCGTACTGGCAGGGGCGCGACACCGGGTACTGCTCGTTCCGCACGCTCCTCTGGCGGCGCTGGCCCCGCACCGGCGCGCCGCCGCGCTTCCAGGACGCCGCCGAGTACGAGCTGCTGCTGAAGTGGCTGGTCGAAACGAAGTGCGTGGACGCGCCCGGCCGCATCTACTGGGACCTGCGCCCGCACCACAAGTACCCCACGGTGGAGTTCCGCGCCGCCGACGTCACCCCGCGGCTGGAAGACGCCGTGGCCGGCGCGGCGCTGGCCCGGGCGGTGGTCGCCGGGATCGCCGCGGGAATCCTGACCGAGCCGCGGCTCCCCGCCTCCGTCGCCCAGCCGCTCCTGGGCGAGAACTCGTGGCGGGCCGCGCGCGACGGGACCGGGGCCGAGCTGGTGGACCTCTTCGCCGATCGCCCGCGCACCATCTCCGCGCGCGACGCGGTGCTCGGGCTGGCCGAGCGGCTGCGGCCGCTGGCCCAAGAGCTGGGGGATGGAGATTCGCTGGCGGCGCTGGAAGACGTGTTCGACCGCGGGTGCGCGGCGGTGCGGATGCGGCGGGCGATGGACGACCTGGGGGGCGACCTGCGGCGGCTGGCGCTGTGGGCGGCCGACGAGACCGTGCTGGGGCTGGGCATGGACCGGCGAAACGAGCAGCGGCTGGAAGAGACCACCGTATGA